Genomic window (Arachis hypogaea cultivar Tifrunner chromosome 13, arahy.Tifrunner.gnm2.J5K5, whole genome shotgun sequence):
ACGGTGAGATACCTCCAGCATTGGGCTCTAGATTCAACAATGCCTCTTCATTTGCAGGTAATGAGAAATTATGTGGGAAGCCGTTAGATAGAAAGTGCGAGGAGATGAGCAAAAACAAACgcagcaacacaacaacaactaaTGATAATCAACAATTTTAACTATTTAACCAAAGTTCACTAAAATTTTCTCAGGTTCACAACTCCTCTAAAAAATCAAATAGAATAGCAGCAACCaccaaattcaacaataattctaaCTAAAATTTGCATCAAACCAAAGAAATAACAGAAAGAACAGCAACAAGAACTCTAAAAAAATCAACattcaacaataaaaaagaacaacAACTCTAAAATTTGCTCAGATTCACCGAAATTAACATCGATCCAGAGAAAGACAGCAACAACAATTCTAAAAAATCAACAttcaacaaacaaacaaaaagaacAGCAATAACTCTAAAATTTGCTCAAGTTCACCAAAATTAGCATCGAAGCAGAGAAATAACAGCAACAAGCCAACAACAACTCCAAAACTAAATGAAACAGCAACAACCCCCAGATTCACCGAAAAATTAACATTGAACTAGAGAAAAAAATAGAGTTGAAAACCGGAGCTCACCTGGTTGAAAAGACGACCACCACCACTCGAGGGAGCAGATGCTGCTTCATTGGTTCCGACGAAGCGAACACAGGGTCACGGACTCACGGTGACAGACTGAGGGAGCGACGAGTTGAGAGACCAAGAGTGACGTTGAGGGAGTGACGAACTGACGTCGAGAGAGTGACGAACTACCGGCGCCGAGCTTGAGAGAGTGACGAGGTGAGGGTGAGGGGCTGTCCGCTGCCGACGCTCAGCTCGAGAGAGCAGGGACAGAGAGACGAGAGCACGAAGTTGGCTTGGGGGTAGTTTCATTCAGTCTCATATGCAAGGCTTAGGGTTCAAAAAAGGAAGAGTGGGGGCGGGGTCTGAGATGATGCCGTTTTAggggaaaaaaattaataaacatgACCCGGACCGGGTTGGATTAACCGACCAGGTCACCAGATTTACATGAAATTCGTCGGGTCAAACCAGGTTCGACCAAATCTATTGCATGAACAGTTCAACTAGCGGTTCGATCCGGTCAGGTAACCAGATTATTGGATTTTTGGTCGAATCGGCCGGATCGAGTCGGATTtgataattatgaaaaaaaaagactCAAGACAAAGTTTAAGAAAATTATAAGATGTGAGAGAGTGTTTCTAAAGAAAATTTCTAACTCTTTGCTCTTTCGTCACCTCTCTGTTTAGACATTTTCAACCAATTACTTATTTTCTGAGACATCAACCTCTTCTTTGACCATATTTTTTTAATGGCCAATTATAGCGTACAGATGTCTTCATACAGATATTCCCATTCAATGATGGGCATGCGGACATCTGGCAGCGTACTGTTTGGTAGACAGTAGCTTGGCAAAGCCTGTTGCAACGTGTATTATCCAGCCGAGCTGCATCCAAACTGATGTGAGCAGCTACAACCTTGCAAGGATTCACTGTTGGCTTCGATTCATATAGTCCAATGGCTATATTTTAAAGACACTAAAAAGgagcttctttttttattttatgggacaaacaaaaataaaaaaagactaaTGTAATCGTAAActaattactttaaaaaaattatatttgtgcAAACAACCACATTGTTttttacatattaaaaaaattatttagacatCAATTCTTATTCTCTCTTATTTTGATCAAATTAAATTATGGATctcattaatttttttcatatcaCATTTATCACCtctaaaattctatttaaaaggtataaaaaaattattttatgcaGATTTTTTTTGTAGTTTTAATTTAGATCACATTATATGATATTTGCCTCCCAAAATATTTCAAGATTTTCACTAGAAATTAATAGCTACATGGAATATAGCTAGGTTTAAAATTAGCAAATAAGAACAAGTCTTAAAGCAGAATATATTTAACATAAATTTTAGAAACATTGATAAATAATGATTGTCaatttttattatactttttataattaaattttatcaaCGATAATATATAGTTATAGATAAATTTAGGTTAATATTGTGGCTAATTTATTACTAATATATCTACTTTCACTTATTAATGGTAGAAGATTGTTTCTAATAAAATTAGAGTTCTTTAGGTTAAAACATTTAATGTTAATCGAATGTGCAAGAGTATTAGAATTTGTTTGAAATATTAGGAATTATAATTTACTTAAgagttaaattctttttttttttttgctttagaaGAACTAAAACTAATAATTTGAATTCTTttgagaattctaattttcattttttcttcttttataaattagactaaaaagaatttgatttctaAATACACTCTTTCACTCTTCAAACTTAGTTCTATTCTATTAATATATCAtagtaattttaaattattgaattaagttttaaataaaaatattttttatagaaaataaaatttttttcttatgttaaataatttttaaataaactctTAGAATTTGACTAATAGTTAAAATACTAATCAACTATCTATAAATAATGTAATATGTCTTTGAGTGGAGGAATTGTTAGCTTTCGTAGAGAACTACACAAAGATTTGGGAATCTATGAAGGTTTCGACATCCAAATTTCTCTCCATCATAGTGAGAGCTCCTTCAAGACTGGAGGACAGCTTCCTCTTCTTGGGGTTGGGAACCTCTTCCACGTCTTCATCGATTGGTGGATTGGAGACAGAACCCCTGGTACCAACCACCTCGCGAGAAGGTGAGTCATGCGCCCCTTCGAGATCATGGACCAACGTCCCGTCTTCCTGGGTCCCGGCCCCCTGCGCAGACGAAGCCTTGCCCTTATCCCCAGATGGAACCGCCGACCTCTCGTCAATCGTTTCCTCATCACTCTCGGCCAAAAAGGTCCAGAACAAATCCTGAAGACCCGTCATTTCGGCAGACATTCCCACTGCTATGGAAAAAGATACCGTTTAGTCATGGAGATGTAAAACAAAGCAAAGCAACAAGTAAAGGAGAAACGCAAGTTAAAACTATTCACAAATATAATTCATAGCAACCTCCCGATCACCCATAAGAAGGTGAGGGTTCACGTGCAAGTTGTGATTCTAGCAattatctatctatttatttatttaatatatcaattttttatgagttcttttttccttttaaataaaaatattctttttgatataataataacatttattattatttatcaatttttttattttttacattttttaaaattttttttcaatattttatatattaattattgttatttaattaatttattttagttatttaattattaaaattttaggtattaattataCCCCGATTACAATATTAAGATTTTAAACACGATCTCAATTTCAATTTTGAACAATATCCAAAACAAATATATATGATATTTCAGGTATGAATTATTGTTGTTACTTGTGATGGTTGGTTTGGCCATGAGAAATAGTTCAACGGAAGTGTTTTGATGATTTTGAGGTTGTTGTAAATGAGAATTACTTATAGGAATTAATGAGGTTTGATGGCCAAgagattaattgaaaaaaaaaaaactgtgaacaTTGGTAACTATAAAATTCGAAAacgaattaaaattatatatatatttttggacaaattacaaaaataaatttttgaatttttagagcTGTGTTTGTTACCAACATAACATTATTATTTTGGGAATAAATTTGTATTATGgattatttttgtaaatattaatatatatgtgagttaactaataattttttaaaaatattgggtcaaaaataaaatacttaaaagCTTGTGGTTTCATCCGCATGAGGTAGATTTTTAGATTCCTATTGGATTCAACTTCGAGAGCAAACTAAATGTTTCTCCCACTACTTAAATTATAACCATCAAAATAATAACCAACtcaaacaataatttaaaatggTTTTTGTGTGATCAATTTTCTTTACCTTTTATATCTCTTAATATAAGAACGAAACAATCTAATTATTTGttaaaagtattataaaattaaattaaattattttgtatttatcatTTATATGTGTAACtaaaaattatatcgtatgaatttttaatattataaaaatttactatattataattgatctcaataaaaaaattatatttttatgtagtaatatgatttatttttatttattttaaaaaaagttacacttgtttttgtaaaatattatatattaaaaaatatttatttacttgTATActaatatgttttatatttattgaggttcattaatattttttttatagcatTTTTTTTACTTAATGAATTCAATGGTTTATTAAAAATGGTGCATCTACTCTCACAagttatttgaatttattttagagaataaattGTATCACACTCTAGTAAGTTATTTTTGTTTAGGATTTTTAGATTTAGCATCTATGGTACATGACTTAGGATTTAATATTTCGTATTTAGTATTTAAGGTTTAGAATTTTGAGTTTATTAAATTAAAGGTTTAAAGTTTATAGTTTAAAGTTTAGAATCTTGAATTTAGATTTATTTAAGGTCAATTTTAATGTTGTGTTTGTAATTTGGAATTTGTTTGAGTTTAGAGTTTCGTTTATTTAAGATTTGATTATGATATTGTTTTTGTAATTCGAAATTTGTTTGGGTTGTTACTCTAAATGTTGAATTTAGTTTtagacaaacaaaatttttaaaatttttaaatataaatattgaaaAGATAATGCATGAAACATTAAATTATGTATGTTttgttgtaattattttttaatttacttaAAAATAAGTTGAAAAAATATTACATTTGAAAAATATCTAgttgaaatgaaaaaaataatttattaatgtgTATAATTACTTTTATTATGAGAGCTAAAGGATATATAcctaattaaaatgaaaaaaaaaattattatgtacaTGTTACTGTTATTAACACATAtgaataatgttttttttttccttcgaaATAGAAATATGAAGCATGACCAATGTTCTAATAGCAGCTATTTTAGATAAGTTTTTTCTCCAGTCTCAACACAATTGACCCTTGCCATAGAATCTTATAAGCAAGTTCAAAGAGCCCAACAAGTAGCTGGATAGAGACGATCCAAAGAAATTCCATTACATAGAAAGAAAAGCCGCCTAAGCTGAGCCTCTACCAAGCCTTGCACGACACCACACATCCACATTCCACAACACGTGTCGGTGAACTATACATATCTGTATATCTACAATCTTTGCACTAGAGACCCTTTTTTAATATGCTACCAGTCTTTATTGATTTGACGTTTTAGTATCGAAATATTCAAGCTCTTTGATACTTTAAATTTGTCTTGGATTGAATCTTTTTCGTTGCATAAAAGACATAAAAGACATGTCGAATCTTCTGACACATCTCTATCTTTGGTAGCATCTTTTTTGTCCGACACAAAATGACTTCAATCCAAATTTTGCCCAGTAACACTAATATAGAaagattttaaactttttttaattattatacttGTAAAATGTGTGATAATATCTAAATCCataaaaaatacatatgaaaaagaGATGGTTTGGATCCAGAAGTGTTTAAGATTAAAATGTACATGTGTAGTTCTCTTCTTCCCATTAATAAAGATCATTATTTTTGCATCTTTCccatacaaaaataaagaaagaagcaAAATGAGAAAGAAATTAGACGAGATTAGCAGCGAGGCAACAAAGGAAGTGTTATTCGTTCAATAATCAGGATCAGGCAAAACTCTGTTGGTGGTGTCGTGGCGAGAACCCATCATCATCATAACCCTAAATTCTTCGAAATCGATCATGCCGTCACCGTCGCTGTCGACGCCGCTGATCATCCTCCTGCACTCTGCCAGCGTGCACTCCTCGCCGAGGCTCCTCATCACGGTGTTAAGCTCCTCCGCCGTGATGGAACCGTTACCATCAATGTCAAACACTGAGAAGGCCTCCTTCAGGTTCTCAAGGACCTCATCGGAATCCACGCCCTTTGTGTTCAGCTCGATGAACTCCTGGAGGCTGATGTAACCGTCGCCGTCGCCGTCAACCTCGCGGAGCATGTTGATGAGTTCTTGCTCCGTCGCCTTTTGCCCCAGGCTTCCCATTATGGCTCCAAGCTCCGATGCGTCGATCTTGCCGTCGCCGTTAACGTCGAATTTGTGGAAGACTTGTTCGAGCTCGGCGGCCATGCGGGTTCGTGACCGCACCGACATGGAGGTGGATCGTGACGGCGTGGATGACGGGATCAGGTCCTTGTTGCGATTAAACAGGGATCTTAGGCCCATGAttctatgttttttatttttaattaaaatttccaatttgaaatttgaatgaaAGAGGATTTTGTTGGGGTTGGTTTTGGGAAGGAGAGAAATGAGGAGATTGGGAAAAATTGTTAACGGTGTTTGTGAGTGGGTGGGGGCTTCAATCTGTTTGACTTTTGAGTTTTGACATAATGCGTGTCATTTTGCTATATTTGGGAATGGGAG
Coding sequences:
- the LOC112792018 gene encoding probable calcium-binding protein CML25 — translated: MGLRSLFNRNKDLIPSSTPSRSTSMSVRSRTRMAAELEQVFHKFDVNGDGKIDASELGAIMGSLGQKATEQELINMLREVDGDGDGYISLQEFIELNTKGVDSDEVLENLKEAFSVFDIDGNGSITAEELNTVMRSLGEECTLAECRRMISGVDSDGDGMIDFEEFRVMMMMGSRHDTTNRVLPDPDY